One region of Halomonas huangheensis genomic DNA includes:
- the nhaC gene encoding Na+/H+ antiporter NhaC — translation MSPSTGSPRLPTMAEVVAIMIGFIAIMFVSINVLQLPIQLALFASWFLVMALGLRLKMSYESMQKGLIDGIHNGMEAVLVLTTVGALIGTWIAGGVVPSIIYYGLTVMNPQIFLFAAFVICALTSLSTGTSFGTAGTAGVAMMGIGHSFGIPLPLVAGAVISGAYVGDKMSPLSDTTVMTASLCKVNLVDHIRSMMWVSAPAILIASILFLVAGFFYISDSVDTSRTVIAMEALQSHFTITPWLLLPAVVVIFLLTRRYPAIPVITFGALLGSLCAWWVQGVDAIESINIAYVGNAMQSDVEFLNTLLNRGGIESMLGVVALILFALGLGGLMKQVGILQAISNGFLRWANNPGRLTVSTMLGGFFGNFFGGAAYVSLITASTITEKNYDDQGVDRRVLSRNAEAGGTITTPMVPWTDGGVFMATTLGVSTLTYLPFLWYHMLVIAISIFYGYANIAIWRVKSQADNTQNTSVQSHVQAS, via the coding sequence ATGTCACCATCCACCGGTTCCCCAAGACTACCGACCATGGCAGAAGTTGTGGCGATAATGATTGGCTTCATCGCCATCATGTTTGTCAGCATCAATGTCCTTCAACTTCCCATCCAACTGGCACTCTTCGCCTCATGGTTCCTTGTGATGGCGCTAGGCCTGCGTCTGAAGATGTCCTACGAGAGCATGCAGAAAGGGCTGATCGATGGAATCCACAATGGCATGGAAGCGGTACTCGTCCTGACCACGGTCGGTGCGCTGATCGGAACCTGGATTGCCGGCGGGGTCGTTCCCAGCATCATCTACTATGGCCTGACGGTCATGAATCCACAGATATTCCTGTTTGCCGCCTTTGTGATCTGTGCCCTCACTTCTCTTTCAACAGGCACCTCCTTTGGTACTGCGGGAACCGCGGGGGTTGCCATGATGGGAATTGGTCATAGTTTCGGCATCCCACTCCCCCTTGTTGCAGGCGCAGTGATTTCCGGCGCCTATGTCGGCGACAAGATGTCTCCCCTGTCGGATACCACCGTGATGACCGCCTCGCTCTGCAAGGTCAATCTGGTAGACCATATACGTTCAATGATGTGGGTCAGTGCCCCGGCAATTCTCATCGCCTCGATTCTCTTTCTCGTGGCCGGCTTCTTCTACATCAGCGACAGTGTTGATACCTCCCGCACCGTTATCGCCATGGAGGCGCTGCAGAGTCACTTCACCATCACTCCGTGGCTGCTTCTCCCCGCGGTGGTTGTCATCTTCCTGCTGACTCGGCGTTACCCCGCGATACCGGTGATCACCTTTGGCGCCCTGCTGGGAAGTCTCTGTGCATGGTGGGTTCAGGGCGTTGATGCGATCGAATCCATCAATATTGCCTATGTCGGCAATGCCATGCAGTCCGATGTCGAGTTTCTCAATACGCTACTCAACCGTGGCGGCATCGAATCCATGCTGGGTGTAGTGGCCCTGATTCTCTTTGCTCTTGGCCTTGGCGGTTTGATGAAACAGGTGGGAATTCTGCAAGCGATCAGTAACGGCTTTCTGCGTTGGGCCAACAACCCCGGGCGTCTGACAGTGTCCACCATGCTGGGGGGCTTCTTCGGCAATTTCTTCGGTGGCGCCGCTTACGTTTCACTGATCACCGCCAGCACCATTACAGAAAAGAACTATGACGATCAGGGCGTCGACCGTCGAGTTCTGTCCCGCAACGCCGAAGCCGGAGGCACGATTACAACGCCCATGGTGCCGTGGACGGATGGCGGCGTGTTCATGGCCACGACTCTTGGTGTATCAACTCTCACCTACCTGCCCTTTCTCTGGTACCACATGCTGGTAATCGCCATATCCATCTTCTATGGATACGCCAATATCGCCATCTGGAGAGTGAAGTCGCAGGCAGATAACACTCAGAACACCTCAGTCCAGAGTCACGTTCAAGCCTCGTGA
- a CDS encoding HlyD family type I secretion periplasmic adaptor subunit produces MSMQAIPQRLATEKQALEQLRSTARPHRLSHPVLWLCVLIILGFIAWSSWATIDEVTRGDGKVVPLSRMQTIQSLEGGILQQLLVKRGEEVIAGQPLLRLDDTRFRSAWSETLSQILVLRAAIARLEAEVLEKEKVEFPESVDPEGELARSGRSLFAARRNRLLEAEDSIQNEIAVTQRQINILEPLVQRRSVSEMELLKLQQSVASLVGKLAEMRNTYVQDAYSELAAKQAELSTLEQTLLQRSDQLQRTEIHSPVNGRVNEVMINTRGGVIQPGEPIMEITPLEDQLLIETRIRPEDVAFIAPGMPASVKITAYDYTIYGDLAGTVEQISADTIEEETPQGKKSYYEVLIRTEEAHLERHGNRLDIRPGMVAQVDIQTGKRTLLSYLLKPLVKAKLY; encoded by the coding sequence ATGTCGATGCAGGCCATACCGCAACGCCTGGCAACTGAAAAGCAGGCCCTTGAGCAGTTGCGATCAACAGCGCGGCCACATCGCTTGTCCCATCCGGTGCTGTGGTTGTGCGTACTCATTATTCTCGGCTTCATTGCATGGTCTTCCTGGGCCACGATTGATGAGGTGACACGGGGGGATGGCAAAGTCGTGCCATTGTCTCGCATGCAGACCATTCAGAGTCTCGAGGGTGGGATTCTCCAGCAACTGTTGGTAAAGCGCGGCGAGGAAGTGATTGCCGGGCAGCCGTTGTTGCGTCTCGACGATACGCGTTTCCGCAGTGCCTGGAGTGAGACGCTTAGCCAGATTCTGGTATTGCGGGCAGCAATCGCGAGGCTGGAAGCGGAAGTGCTCGAGAAGGAGAAGGTCGAGTTCCCGGAAAGTGTTGATCCTGAGGGGGAATTGGCACGCTCTGGACGCTCATTGTTTGCAGCGCGCCGCAATCGTCTGCTCGAGGCCGAGGATTCGATCCAGAATGAAATTGCGGTCACTCAACGCCAGATCAATATTCTCGAGCCATTGGTGCAGAGGCGCTCCGTCAGTGAGATGGAGCTGCTCAAGCTTCAGCAGAGTGTGGCCTCTCTGGTCGGCAAGCTGGCGGAAATGCGCAATACCTATGTGCAGGATGCCTACTCCGAGCTGGCTGCCAAACAGGCTGAACTTTCCACTCTGGAGCAGACGTTGCTGCAGAGGAGCGATCAGCTACAGCGCACCGAGATTCACTCTCCCGTCAATGGACGCGTCAATGAGGTGATGATCAATACCAGGGGAGGTGTCATCCAGCCTGGTGAGCCGATCATGGAAATCACGCCGCTGGAGGACCAACTGTTGATAGAGACGCGGATTCGTCCTGAAGACGTCGCTTTTATCGCTCCCGGTATGCCGGCCAGTGTCAAGATCACCGCCTATGACTACACCATATATGGGGATTTGGCCGGCACTGTTGAACAGATCAGTGCCGATACCATTGAAGAGGAAACCCCGCAGGGCAAGAAGTCATACTACGAAGTCTTGATACGCACTGAAGAAGCGCACCTGGAAAGACACGGTAACCGACTGGATATTCGCCCGGGTATGGTGGCTCAGGTGGATATTCAAACAGGAAAGCGCACTCTGCTCAGCTATCTACTGAAGCCGCTGGTAAAAGCCAAGCTGTATTGA
- a CDS encoding type I secretion system permease/ATPase: MDKPDMADKDPLREGLVLLCEHQEHSSSVAELGDGLPLEQGRLPLSHASRAMARVGMKARVLDSRLATLSEALFPVLIEFNDDRWVVVASREDDQFTVLTPESAGGCENWSLADIERMHTGAVIVARPQFKPDERAGSFAREVKGHWLKTPLKERRGVYAEVGVAALMANMLAITTAIFAMQVYDRVVPNEAFSTLWILASGVALAVLMEFLLRSLRAHLLDATGKALDLELSSRLFSQLMQLRLTAKPGSTGAFSSQIREFESVREFLTSATVGAISDIPFVLLFLGVIFMIGGSMVWVPIAAIVLMVVPGLLAQGRLARLSRQNLREGAVRQGVLLETIEHLETVKATHAEGRHLKLWEDLSGDLADAGMKQRSLSARLSFAAAAVQQLAYVGVVIVGVYLISAGELTVGALIACTILTSRTVAPMTQVANLLARWQHVKVAMEGLDSMMEAPVERPPGRQFVRKSRLKGDYLLENVALTYQEDAPAALALAYLKVEAGERVALLGGNGSGKSSLLRLMAGLVDPDAGDLMLDDVRLGQIDPVDRRRAIGYLPQDIALFHGTLRDNLTLDGGAHDDEALLEALKGVGLARFVRRHPLGLDMPIAGNGSLSGGQRQAVGLARVILQDPRIVLMDEPTSAYDQTNEQHVIGFLESWLKGRTLVVSTHKKSLLSLVTRAVVLQDGKCVMDGPLNSVVSGNRVEVPASSGSRNHRHSAHHQQEGVSDVDAGHTATPGN; this comes from the coding sequence ATGGATAAGCCAGATATGGCGGACAAGGACCCTCTGCGTGAGGGGTTGGTGCTGCTGTGTGAGCATCAGGAACACAGCAGTAGCGTGGCAGAGCTCGGTGATGGCCTGCCGCTAGAGCAGGGGCGCCTGCCTCTGTCGCATGCTTCAAGGGCGATGGCACGCGTCGGGATGAAGGCGCGTGTACTCGATAGTCGACTGGCAACCTTGAGCGAGGCACTGTTTCCGGTGCTGATAGAGTTCAATGATGATCGCTGGGTCGTTGTTGCCTCGCGAGAGGACGACCAGTTTACAGTACTGACGCCGGAAAGCGCTGGCGGCTGTGAAAACTGGTCCCTGGCCGACATCGAGCGGATGCACACCGGGGCGGTAATCGTCGCTCGACCACAATTCAAACCCGATGAGCGTGCCGGCAGTTTTGCTCGGGAAGTGAAGGGCCACTGGCTCAAGACACCTCTCAAGGAGCGCCGCGGGGTTTATGCGGAAGTTGGGGTGGCGGCATTGATGGCCAATATGCTGGCCATCACCACGGCAATATTTGCCATGCAGGTCTATGACCGTGTGGTGCCCAACGAGGCCTTTTCCACGTTGTGGATTCTGGCCAGTGGTGTGGCGCTGGCGGTACTGATGGAGTTCCTGTTGCGTAGTTTGCGAGCGCACCTATTGGACGCCACGGGGAAGGCACTTGACCTCGAGCTGTCATCGCGACTGTTCTCTCAGCTGATGCAACTGCGGTTGACGGCAAAACCAGGCTCGACCGGGGCCTTCAGCAGTCAGATTCGCGAGTTCGAGTCGGTGCGTGAGTTCCTGACGTCTGCCACTGTGGGGGCGATCAGCGATATTCCCTTTGTACTGCTGTTCCTCGGCGTCATCTTCATGATTGGCGGCTCCATGGTCTGGGTTCCGATCGCCGCCATCGTGTTGATGGTGGTGCCGGGCCTGTTGGCCCAGGGTCGGCTGGCCCGATTATCTCGGCAGAACCTGCGTGAAGGCGCGGTTCGTCAGGGCGTACTGCTGGAAACCATCGAGCATCTGGAAACCGTCAAGGCGACTCACGCCGAAGGCCGTCATCTCAAGCTCTGGGAGGATCTATCCGGAGATCTGGCAGATGCTGGCATGAAGCAGCGCAGTCTATCGGCGCGCCTCTCTTTTGCGGCAGCGGCAGTACAGCAACTGGCCTATGTCGGCGTGGTGATCGTTGGTGTTTACCTTATCTCTGCCGGTGAGTTGACCGTGGGGGCATTGATCGCCTGTACCATTCTCACTTCGCGCACCGTTGCGCCGATGACGCAGGTGGCCAATCTGCTGGCTCGCTGGCAACACGTCAAGGTGGCGATGGAAGGGCTGGACAGCATGATGGAGGCTCCGGTGGAGCGGCCACCGGGTCGCCAGTTTGTCCGCAAGTCACGCCTCAAGGGCGACTATCTGCTGGAGAATGTCGCGCTGACCTATCAGGAGGATGCTCCTGCTGCCCTGGCGTTGGCCTACCTGAAGGTAGAAGCCGGCGAACGGGTTGCGTTGTTGGGGGGCAATGGTTCAGGCAAGTCATCGTTGCTGCGCTTGATGGCGGGGCTGGTGGACCCTGATGCCGGTGACCTGATGCTCGATGACGTGCGTCTGGGGCAGATAGATCCTGTCGACCGGCGTCGTGCTATCGGCTACCTGCCTCAAGATATCGCGCTGTTTCACGGCACGTTGAGAGACAACCTCACACTGGATGGTGGAGCGCATGATGATGAGGCTTTGCTCGAAGCCTTGAAAGGCGTTGGTCTTGCCAGGTTTGTGCGCCGTCATCCGCTGGGACTGGATATGCCGATTGCCGGTAACGGCAGTCTCTCCGGAGGGCAGCGTCAGGCGGTAGGGCTTGCACGAGTCATCCTTCAGGACCCGCGTATCGTACTGATGGATGAACCTACGTCTGCCTACGATCAGACCAATGAACAGCATGTCATTGGCTTTCTCGAGTCCTGGTTGAAGGGACGCACACTGGTGGTATCCACCCACAAGAAATCGTTGTTGTCGCTGGTGACAAGAGCCGTTGTGCTACAGGACGGAAAATGTGTCATGGATGGCCCATTGAACTCCGTTGTCAGTGGGAATCGTGTAGAAGTTCCGGCTTCAAGCGGTTCGAGGAATCATCGTCATTCCGCACATCACCAGCAGGAAGGAGTCTCCGATGTCGATGCAGGCCATACCGCAACGCCTGGCAACTGA
- a CDS encoding TolC family protein — MTSALVVALGLLPGSLQAMTLLEAVSQGLAVNPEIMAAEADARSVETEVDIAKDSYWPSVSMSAGPENQIFGEIGYDVTATQVLYDWGRIASQVSTASAEHQQSLATLKVTSDEVALDIIELYLDVIAAQQRVAVVEDYLQRLNELATMTRDRDMGGYSDRSESERANLDLARAREQLSVERGSLREAQRQLSVLLEQELLTTQEPVPGSDLLATLESPQAMSDAIADAPALDKTEAGIEAAQARLDESRAALKPQLNLEGSLLRREIGGRVEDDQVIALRISMEPIQGLSNWRRTEAAGQRMEASRYSHRATLMDIERSLSGLLDQREVTAMRQQGLRQQVLSAENVISTYHEQFNAGLRDIADLLSIEREHFEAARQLVDLKIQQYRLQYRAASQLGMLDAVMPGITRMVAGGVNG; from the coding sequence TTGACCAGCGCATTGGTGGTCGCGCTGGGACTGCTGCCCGGTAGCTTGCAAGCCATGACATTGTTGGAGGCGGTCAGCCAGGGGCTGGCCGTCAACCCCGAGATAATGGCGGCAGAGGCAGACGCTCGTAGCGTGGAAACCGAGGTGGATATTGCCAAGGATAGCTACTGGCCATCGGTCAGTATGTCGGCAGGCCCCGAGAACCAGATATTCGGTGAAATCGGTTATGACGTTACCGCCACCCAGGTGTTGTACGACTGGGGGCGTATTGCCTCTCAGGTGAGTACCGCATCGGCCGAACATCAACAAAGCCTGGCCACGCTCAAGGTGACCAGTGACGAAGTTGCGCTCGATATCATCGAACTGTATCTGGACGTTATCGCTGCGCAACAGCGTGTCGCAGTGGTTGAGGATTACCTGCAACGCCTGAATGAATTGGCCACCATGACCCGCGATCGAGATATGGGGGGGTATAGCGATCGTAGTGAAAGCGAACGGGCCAACCTCGATCTGGCACGGGCCCGGGAGCAACTGTCGGTCGAGCGAGGCAGCTTGCGTGAGGCGCAGCGTCAGTTGTCGGTGTTGTTGGAGCAGGAATTATTGACGACTCAGGAACCCGTTCCGGGAAGCGACCTGCTGGCGACACTGGAATCCCCACAGGCAATGAGTGATGCCATTGCTGATGCGCCGGCACTCGACAAGACCGAGGCGGGTATAGAGGCAGCACAGGCGCGCCTGGATGAATCACGTGCCGCGCTGAAGCCACAGTTGAATCTGGAAGGCTCGTTGTTGCGCCGCGAAATCGGTGGACGAGTCGAAGATGACCAGGTCATTGCCCTGCGCATCAGCATGGAGCCTATTCAGGGGCTTTCCAACTGGCGTCGGACCGAGGCTGCCGGACAGCGCATGGAGGCTTCCCGGTATTCGCATCGAGCAACCTTGATGGATATCGAGCGCAGCTTGTCGGGCTTACTGGACCAGCGCGAGGTGACAGCCATGCGTCAGCAGGGTCTGCGGCAACAGGTGCTGAGCGCCGAGAATGTGATCTCTACCTACCACGAGCAGTTCAATGCTGGGTTACGTGATATTGCTGATCTGCTCAGCATCGAACGTGAGCATTTCGAAGCGGCTCGTCAGTTGGTGGATCTGAAGATTCAACAGTATCGACTGCAATATCGTGCTGCTTCGCAGCTGGGCATGCTTGATGCCGTGATGCCGGGAATAACACGGATGGTGGCAGGAGGCGTCAATGGATAA